One genomic segment of Hordeum vulgare subsp. vulgare chromosome 2H, MorexV3_pseudomolecules_assembly, whole genome shotgun sequence includes these proteins:
- the LOC123426361 gene encoding probable LRR receptor-like serine/threonine-protein kinase RPK1: MASQRQITLCFTTIATLFLLHHIAAASSSLSLVQEHDRSALLQLKNGLSSGSGDVPGYWSPEPGVQHCSWKEVRCDMRSRVVALSLPSQPSRRLAGVLSPAVASLTEIKVLSLPSRGLRGEIPGELWRLQNLEVLNLAGNSLRGSLPAIFPDGLQSLDLSGNQLSGRIPPGLGKCSNLRRLRLSSNSLDGFIAPQIGKLAELRVLELSGNRLTGGVPPEVRHCSYLVRMDLSRNFLHGQVPSSILKELKKLRFLSLAGNSFSGEIPSGLGQLRSLRVLNLSSNPLISGVLPIDLVALRNHTVLLLDNNLLTGKVSAPMSSPQMAEISSVTADSSGVGPAPHSAEVFTVIPQLKSTWVLTEANRGTPPDDSGNGGHLKTIEIVAIALVLVVIVALLVVTTIYIFKRRRTPRQARRSGTRTGTGTSTRKEVKVFDGVDIGAPLTYEAIVRATGNFNASNCIGSGGFGATYRAEIAPGVLVAIKRLSIGRQHGSKQFQAEVETLGRCRHPNLVTLIGFHVSDQETFLIYNYLPGGNLERFIQERTKRQISWRVLHKIALDIAHALAFMHDECSPRILHRDVKPSNILLDNDFNAYLSDFGLAKLLRNSQTHTTTSVAGTFGYVAPEYAMTCRVSDKADVYSYGVLLLELISDKKVLDPSFSPYGNGFNIISWANMLIQSGRVCEFFVEGLWNKAPHDDLVEIINLGVLCTVESLSSRPKIKHVVRRLRELRPPSY; encoded by the coding sequence ATGGCCTCCCAACGCCAGATAACACTCTGCTTCACAACCATTGCCACCTTATTCCTCCTCCACCATATCGCCGCCGCTTCCTCCTCGCTATCGCTAGTCCAAGAACATGACAGGTCGGCGCTCCTCCAACTCAAGAACGGACTCTCCTCCGGCTCCGGCGACGTCCCCGGCTACTGGTCACCGGAGCCAGGCGTTCAACACTGCTCCTGGAAGGAGGTGAGGTGCGACATGCGGTCCCGTGTCGtcgccctctctctcccttcccaaCCCAGCCGGCGCCTCGCCGGGGTGTTGTCACCGGCGGTGGCCAGCCTCACCGAGATCAAAGTACTTTCTCTACCCTCCCGAGGGCTCCGAGGAGAGATACCCGGTGAGCTATGGCGGCTGCAGAACCTGGAGGTGCTCAACCTCGCGGGCAACTCCCTCCGCGGCTCCCTTCCGGCCATCTTCCCCGACGGGCTGCAGAGTTTGGACCTTTCCGGCAACCAGCTCTCCGGGAGAATCCCTCCTGGTCTCGGGAAATGCTCGAATCTCCGGCGGCTCCGGTTATCTTCCAATTCGCTGGATGGTTTCATCGCTCCGCAGATTGGGAAGCTTGCCGAGCTGCGGGTGTTGGAGTTATCCGGGAACAGGCTAACCGGTGGCGTACCGCCGGAGGTCCGGCATTGCAGTTACCTTGTCAGGATGGACCTCAGCAGAAATTTTCTCCATGGGCAAGTGCCTTCTTCCATTCTCAAGGAGCTCAAGAAGTTGAGGTTTCTGTCATTAGCTGGGAACAGTTTCAGTGGTGAGATACCATCCGGTCTGGGTCAGCTGAGATCACTGAGGGTGCTAAATTTGTCCTCAAATCCTCTGATATCAGGAGTGCTTCCCATTGATCTCGTGGCACTGAGAAATCACACCGTTCTACTCCTTGACAACAATCTGCTCACTGGGAAGGTTTCTGCTCCGATGTCATCACCTCAAATGGCTGAGATTTCCTCAGTAACAGCTGATAGTTCAGGGGTAGGTCCAGCACCCCACTCTGCTGAAGTATTTACGGTCATCCCCCAACTCAAAAGCACATGGGTACTTACCGAGGCAAACCGAGGAACACCGCCTGATGACAGCGGCAATGGTGGTCATTTGAAGACCATAGAGATTGTTGCAATAGCTTTGGTGTTAGTCGTCATTGTTGCTCTTTTAGTTGTGACCACAATATACATTTTCAAAAGGAGACGGACCCCGAGGCAAGCAAGACGCTCTGGCACTCGCACTGGTACTGGCACAAGCACTAGAAAGGAGGTGAAGGTTTTTGATGGTGTCGACATTGGAGCTCCCCTAACTTACGAGGCAATTGTTCGAGCCACCGGAAATTTTAACGCAAGCAACTGCATCGGCAGTGGCGGCTTTGGCGCcacatatagagctgagattgcacCTGGGGTTTTGGTGGCAATAAAGAGGCTTTCTATTGGGAGGCAACACGGTTCCAAGCAGTTCCAAGCAGAAGTTGAAACCCTTGGGCGCTGTCGCCATCCTAATCTTGTCACTCTCATCGGGTTCCATGTCAGTGACCAAGAGACATTCCTCATATACAACTATTTGCCAGGTGGAAACTTGGAAAGGTTCATACAAGAGAGAACTAAGAGGCAAATTAGTTGGAGGGTGCTCCACAAAATTGCTCTGGATATTGCTCATGCTCTTGCTTTCATGCATGATGAGTGCTCCCCCCGCATTCTGCACCGAGATGTTAAGCCGAGCAACATATTGCTCGACAATGACTTCAATGCATACCTCTCTGATTTTGGATTAGCAAAACTTCTTCGCAACTCACAAACTCATACAACCACAAGTGTTGCTGGTACTTTTGGTTATGTCGCGCCCGAGTATGCAATGACATGCCGTGTGTCTGATAAAGCAGATGTTTATAGCTATGGGGTTCTGCTTCTTGAACTCATCTCGGATAAGAAAGTACTGGATCCATCATTTTCTCCATATGGAAATGGTTTCAACATTATTAGCTGGGCAAATATGCTAATACAAAGTGGTAGAGTTTGCGAGTTCTTCGTTGAGGGCTTGTGGAATAAGGCCCCACATGATGACCTGGTTGAGATCATTAACCTGGGGGTCTTGTGCACTGTGGAGTCTCTTTCTTCTAGGCCCAAAATAAAGCATGTTGTTCGACGTCTAAGAGAACTCCGTCCGCCGTCTTACTAG